The Bos indicus x Bos taurus breed Angus x Brahman F1 hybrid chromosome 13, Bos_hybrid_MaternalHap_v2.0, whole genome shotgun sequence genome includes a region encoding these proteins:
- the ZNF438 gene encoding zinc finger protein 438 isoform X2, with the protein MTAVIQVNDIIMQSSFSVPPKDQGDVSLLPSPVEKLLTQKMLESPGKTTCTGEPNIPPGAIHSGKGLQNKSQFRTIAPKIAPQVLAPRVLPGPVPSLSDQANPGPSLGSKPLGMPPQNYALMQVAGQEGTFSLIALPHVASAQPIQKPRMPLPENLKLPIPRYQPPRPGKGVRKKPELERGCSKSAQTQAAPPPPEHPEPPHKPNPPKVAPDQAPAALTNRSGHQDPGPPGTSNHGGWTPPATPALATPEEPSAEQGLQKSSGRAKVPSKKTPRKPSAVASEKPQEPVDATKAILSSPGVIGNAVQVPSSVPRGKLPILPYSRVKTTQVYRSGATVNTAHVPFPGLRTARDQTPSIPEGFSAAPQVGDRGPAPPAPGQSPGNSAFCQATKPDLNHKTKLNGETAKRRGRKRKGPDELLTFQGKRWKCVLSCKDSKARVKSEPQESRDQKPEAVKKYRSIMPKPVPVLPALALPPATLQPPPPGSLGHMSFDHSLAPNHLDWKEDGQPPKPDSAFRNGFSGLRKTWHKCHVCDHPFPCKQHLREHTSASPDSRPYSCRLCRKVYKRRGSLSAHVRLHHGDSRPRKLVCCEFCAKVFGHVRVYFGHLKEVHGVAISTEPSPCEPQPGDLPRTREQTPCEVEGLVDRETKSSLEEDLLMNQNDEAGFQIRCGRCQITAQSLAEIKFHLLSVHGEEIQGQLPEESSPSSGSRPAHGELTKQAAPFWKRPERRKLLRHHPSAGELCAVPRLKRQLYLHHQNNVETLTKQERAQPGPSEPRGDPQGPKCPGPQAALPLPQSGFNCVLCVQILGSKEELLLHWERQHKCEDPPKLWTIFSTLSSQGVVQLSSKTGK; encoded by the exons GCGAACCAAATATCCCTCCTGGGGCGATTCACAGCGGGAAAGGCCTGCAGAATAAGAGTCAATTTAGAACCATCGCTCCAAAGATTGCGCCCCAAGTCTTGGCACCCAGAGTGCTGCCGGGCCCGGTGCCTTCACTCTCTGATCAGGCGAATCCAGGCCCTTCCCTCGGCTCCAAGCCCCTGGGGATGCCCCCACAGAATTATGCGCTGATGCAGGTGGCCGGCCAGGAAGGGACCTTCTCGCTGATCGCTCTGCCGCACGTGGCCTCAGCTCAGCCGATCCAGAAACCCCGGATGCCTCTGCCCGAGAACCTAAAGCTGCCCATCCCCCGGTACCAGCCCCCGAGACCTGGCAAAGGAGTCAGAAAGAAGCCAGAGCTCGAGAGGGGCTGCAGCAAATCTGCCCAAACCCaagcagcccctcccccacctgagCATCCGGAGCCCCCGCACAAGCCCAACCCACCCAAGGTGGCACCAGACCAAGCCCCAGCTGCGCTGACCAACAGGAGTGGCCACCAAGACCCCGGGCCTCCAGGGACCAGCAACCATGGAGGTTGGACTCCTCCTGCCACCCCAGCACTGGCCACACCAGAGGAGCCTTCCGCCGAGCAGGGCctccagaagagttcaggaagaGCGAAAGTTCCAAGCAAGAAAACCCCCAGGAAACCTTCTGCTGTTGCCAGTGAAAAACCTCAAGAACCGGTCGATGCCACCAAAGCCATTTTGTCATCACCAGGCGTCATTGGAAACGCGGTCCAGGTGCCCTCTTCCGTCCCCAGAGGTAAACTGCCCATCCTGCCCTACTCGAGAGTGAAGACCACGCAGGTTTACAGGAGCGGAGCCACCGTGAACACTGCGCATGTCCCCTTCCCTGGGCTCAGGACTGCCCGAGACCAGACGCCCTCCATCCCGGAAGGCTTCAGTGCGGCCCCACAGGTGGGGGACAGGGGACCTGCCCCACCGGCTCCTGGGCAGAGCCCCGGCAACAGTGCCTTCTGTCAAGCCACCAAGCCCGACCTTAACCATAAAACAAAACTGAACGGTGAGACAgcgaagagaagaggaagaaaacgCAAGGGCCCAGACGAACTTTTGACATTtcaggggaaaaggtggaaatgtGTCCTTAGTTGTAAAGACAGCAAAGCAAGAGTCAAAAGTGAGCCCCAAGAATCCAGGGACCAAAAACCGGAGGCCGTGAAAAAATACCGGAGCATCATGCCCAAACCTGTCCCGGTCCTGCCAGCCCTGGCCTTGCCCCCAGCCACCCTCCAGCCCCCGCCACCCGGGAGCCTGGGACACATGTCTTTCGATCACTCCCTGGCCCCCAACCATCTGGACTGGAAGGAGGACGGCCAGCCCCCAAAGCCAGACTCTGCCTTCAGAAATGGGTTTTCCGGCCTCAGGAAGACTTGGCACAAGTGCCACGTGTGTGACCACCCCTTCCCGTGCAAGCAGCACCTCCGCGAGCACACGAGCGCATCCCCGGACAGCCGGCCCTACAGCTGCCGGCTCTGCAGAAAGGTGTACAAGCGACGGGGCAGCCTGAGCGCGCATGTGCGGCTGCACCATGGGGATTCCCGGCCCAGGAAGCTTGTGTGCTGCGAGTTCTGCGCCAAGGTGTTCGGCCACGTCAGAgtgtacttcggccacctgaaaGAGGTGCACGGTGTGGCCATCAGCACCGAGCCCTCCCCCTGTGAGCCGCAGCCAGGGGACCTGCCGAGGACCAGAGAGCAGACCCCTTGTGAGGTGGAGGGACTGGTGGACAG GGAGACCAAGTCCAGCCTGGAAGAAGACCTCCTAATGAACCAGAATGACGAGGCCGGGTTCCAGATCAGATGTGGTCGCTGTCAGATCACTGCTCAGTCTCTGGCTGAAATCAAGTTCCACCTGCTTTCTGTTCATGGTGAGGAAATCCAAGGCCAGTTGCCAGAGGAGAGCTCACCCTCCTCCGGAAGCAGACCAGCTCACGGAGAACTAACTAAACAGGCTGCTCCTTTCTGGAAACGTCCTGAGAGAAGGAAGCTGCTCAGGCATCATCCCTCAGCTGGGGAGCTCTGTGCAGTCCCCAGACTGAAAAGACAACTGTACCTCCATCATCAGAACAACGTGGAAACCCTCACGAAACAGGAACGAGCCCAGCCAGGACCCAGTGAGCCCAGAGGCGACCCCCAGGGCCCCAAGTGTCCTGGCCCCCAGgctgccctccccctgccccagtctGGCTTTAACTGTGTCCTTTGTGTGCAGATACTaggaagcaaagaagagctaCTTCTGCACTGGGAGCGGCAGCACAAGTGTGAGGACCCCCCcaaactgtggacaattttcAGCACGCTCTCCAGCCAGGGAGTTGTCCAACTTTCCAGCAAAACCGGAAAATGA
- the ZNF438 gene encoding zinc finger protein 438 isoform X1 — MYLRCSGESPGSIPGTPFHSPEEMIHFCTISNRTAVIQVNDIIMQSSFSVPPKDQGDVSLLPSPVEKLLTQKMLESPGKTTCTGEPNIPPGAIHSGKGLQNKSQFRTIAPKIAPQVLAPRVLPGPVPSLSDQANPGPSLGSKPLGMPPQNYALMQVAGQEGTFSLIALPHVASAQPIQKPRMPLPENLKLPIPRYQPPRPGKGVRKKPELERGCSKSAQTQAAPPPPEHPEPPHKPNPPKVAPDQAPAALTNRSGHQDPGPPGTSNHGGWTPPATPALATPEEPSAEQGLQKSSGRAKVPSKKTPRKPSAVASEKPQEPVDATKAILSSPGVIGNAVQVPSSVPRGKLPILPYSRVKTTQVYRSGATVNTAHVPFPGLRTARDQTPSIPEGFSAAPQVGDRGPAPPAPGQSPGNSAFCQATKPDLNHKTKLNGETAKRRGRKRKGPDELLTFQGKRWKCVLSCKDSKARVKSEPQESRDQKPEAVKKYRSIMPKPVPVLPALALPPATLQPPPPGSLGHMSFDHSLAPNHLDWKEDGQPPKPDSAFRNGFSGLRKTWHKCHVCDHPFPCKQHLREHTSASPDSRPYSCRLCRKVYKRRGSLSAHVRLHHGDSRPRKLVCCEFCAKVFGHVRVYFGHLKEVHGVAISTEPSPCEPQPGDLPRTREQTPCEVEGLVDRETKSSLEEDLLMNQNDEAGFQIRCGRCQITAQSLAEIKFHLLSVHGEEIQGQLPEESSPSSGSRPAHGELTKQAAPFWKRPERRKLLRHHPSAGELCAVPRLKRQLYLHHQNNVETLTKQERAQPGPSEPRGDPQGPKCPGPQAALPLPQSGFNCVLCVQILGSKEELLLHWERQHKCEDPPKLWTIFSTLSSQGVVQLSSKTGK; from the exons GCGAACCAAATATCCCTCCTGGGGCGATTCACAGCGGGAAAGGCCTGCAGAATAAGAGTCAATTTAGAACCATCGCTCCAAAGATTGCGCCCCAAGTCTTGGCACCCAGAGTGCTGCCGGGCCCGGTGCCTTCACTCTCTGATCAGGCGAATCCAGGCCCTTCCCTCGGCTCCAAGCCCCTGGGGATGCCCCCACAGAATTATGCGCTGATGCAGGTGGCCGGCCAGGAAGGGACCTTCTCGCTGATCGCTCTGCCGCACGTGGCCTCAGCTCAGCCGATCCAGAAACCCCGGATGCCTCTGCCCGAGAACCTAAAGCTGCCCATCCCCCGGTACCAGCCCCCGAGACCTGGCAAAGGAGTCAGAAAGAAGCCAGAGCTCGAGAGGGGCTGCAGCAAATCTGCCCAAACCCaagcagcccctcccccacctgagCATCCGGAGCCCCCGCACAAGCCCAACCCACCCAAGGTGGCACCAGACCAAGCCCCAGCTGCGCTGACCAACAGGAGTGGCCACCAAGACCCCGGGCCTCCAGGGACCAGCAACCATGGAGGTTGGACTCCTCCTGCCACCCCAGCACTGGCCACACCAGAGGAGCCTTCCGCCGAGCAGGGCctccagaagagttcaggaagaGCGAAAGTTCCAAGCAAGAAAACCCCCAGGAAACCTTCTGCTGTTGCCAGTGAAAAACCTCAAGAACCGGTCGATGCCACCAAAGCCATTTTGTCATCACCAGGCGTCATTGGAAACGCGGTCCAGGTGCCCTCTTCCGTCCCCAGAGGTAAACTGCCCATCCTGCCCTACTCGAGAGTGAAGACCACGCAGGTTTACAGGAGCGGAGCCACCGTGAACACTGCGCATGTCCCCTTCCCTGGGCTCAGGACTGCCCGAGACCAGACGCCCTCCATCCCGGAAGGCTTCAGTGCGGCCCCACAGGTGGGGGACAGGGGACCTGCCCCACCGGCTCCTGGGCAGAGCCCCGGCAACAGTGCCTTCTGTCAAGCCACCAAGCCCGACCTTAACCATAAAACAAAACTGAACGGTGAGACAgcgaagagaagaggaagaaaacgCAAGGGCCCAGACGAACTTTTGACATTtcaggggaaaaggtggaaatgtGTCCTTAGTTGTAAAGACAGCAAAGCAAGAGTCAAAAGTGAGCCCCAAGAATCCAGGGACCAAAAACCGGAGGCCGTGAAAAAATACCGGAGCATCATGCCCAAACCTGTCCCGGTCCTGCCAGCCCTGGCCTTGCCCCCAGCCACCCTCCAGCCCCCGCCACCCGGGAGCCTGGGACACATGTCTTTCGATCACTCCCTGGCCCCCAACCATCTGGACTGGAAGGAGGACGGCCAGCCCCCAAAGCCAGACTCTGCCTTCAGAAATGGGTTTTCCGGCCTCAGGAAGACTTGGCACAAGTGCCACGTGTGTGACCACCCCTTCCCGTGCAAGCAGCACCTCCGCGAGCACACGAGCGCATCCCCGGACAGCCGGCCCTACAGCTGCCGGCTCTGCAGAAAGGTGTACAAGCGACGGGGCAGCCTGAGCGCGCATGTGCGGCTGCACCATGGGGATTCCCGGCCCAGGAAGCTTGTGTGCTGCGAGTTCTGCGCCAAGGTGTTCGGCCACGTCAGAgtgtacttcggccacctgaaaGAGGTGCACGGTGTGGCCATCAGCACCGAGCCCTCCCCCTGTGAGCCGCAGCCAGGGGACCTGCCGAGGACCAGAGAGCAGACCCCTTGTGAGGTGGAGGGACTGGTGGACAG GGAGACCAAGTCCAGCCTGGAAGAAGACCTCCTAATGAACCAGAATGACGAGGCCGGGTTCCAGATCAGATGTGGTCGCTGTCAGATCACTGCTCAGTCTCTGGCTGAAATCAAGTTCCACCTGCTTTCTGTTCATGGTGAGGAAATCCAAGGCCAGTTGCCAGAGGAGAGCTCACCCTCCTCCGGAAGCAGACCAGCTCACGGAGAACTAACTAAACAGGCTGCTCCTTTCTGGAAACGTCCTGAGAGAAGGAAGCTGCTCAGGCATCATCCCTCAGCTGGGGAGCTCTGTGCAGTCCCCAGACTGAAAAGACAACTGTACCTCCATCATCAGAACAACGTGGAAACCCTCACGAAACAGGAACGAGCCCAGCCAGGACCCAGTGAGCCCAGAGGCGACCCCCAGGGCCCCAAGTGTCCTGGCCCCCAGgctgccctccccctgccccagtctGGCTTTAACTGTGTCCTTTGTGTGCAGATACTaggaagcaaagaagagctaCTTCTGCACTGGGAGCGGCAGCACAAGTGTGAGGACCCCCCcaaactgtggacaattttcAGCACGCTCTCCAGCCAGGGAGTTGTCCAACTTTCCAGCAAAACCGGAAAATGA
- the ZNF438 gene encoding zinc finger protein 438 isoform X3, which yields MQSSFSVPPKDQGDVSLLPSPVEKLLTQKMLESPGKTTCTGEPNIPPGAIHSGKGLQNKSQFRTIAPKIAPQVLAPRVLPGPVPSLSDQANPGPSLGSKPLGMPPQNYALMQVAGQEGTFSLIALPHVASAQPIQKPRMPLPENLKLPIPRYQPPRPGKGVRKKPELERGCSKSAQTQAAPPPPEHPEPPHKPNPPKVAPDQAPAALTNRSGHQDPGPPGTSNHGGWTPPATPALATPEEPSAEQGLQKSSGRAKVPSKKTPRKPSAVASEKPQEPVDATKAILSSPGVIGNAVQVPSSVPRGKLPILPYSRVKTTQVYRSGATVNTAHVPFPGLRTARDQTPSIPEGFSAAPQVGDRGPAPPAPGQSPGNSAFCQATKPDLNHKTKLNGETAKRRGRKRKGPDELLTFQGKRWKCVLSCKDSKARVKSEPQESRDQKPEAVKKYRSIMPKPVPVLPALALPPATLQPPPPGSLGHMSFDHSLAPNHLDWKEDGQPPKPDSAFRNGFSGLRKTWHKCHVCDHPFPCKQHLREHTSASPDSRPYSCRLCRKVYKRRGSLSAHVRLHHGDSRPRKLVCCEFCAKVFGHVRVYFGHLKEVHGVAISTEPSPCEPQPGDLPRTREQTPCEVEGLVDRETKSSLEEDLLMNQNDEAGFQIRCGRCQITAQSLAEIKFHLLSVHGEEIQGQLPEESSPSSGSRPAHGELTKQAAPFWKRPERRKLLRHHPSAGELCAVPRLKRQLYLHHQNNVETLTKQERAQPGPSEPRGDPQGPKCPGPQAALPLPQSGFNCVLCVQILGSKEELLLHWERQHKCEDPPKLWTIFSTLSSQGVVQLSSKTGK from the exons GCGAACCAAATATCCCTCCTGGGGCGATTCACAGCGGGAAAGGCCTGCAGAATAAGAGTCAATTTAGAACCATCGCTCCAAAGATTGCGCCCCAAGTCTTGGCACCCAGAGTGCTGCCGGGCCCGGTGCCTTCACTCTCTGATCAGGCGAATCCAGGCCCTTCCCTCGGCTCCAAGCCCCTGGGGATGCCCCCACAGAATTATGCGCTGATGCAGGTGGCCGGCCAGGAAGGGACCTTCTCGCTGATCGCTCTGCCGCACGTGGCCTCAGCTCAGCCGATCCAGAAACCCCGGATGCCTCTGCCCGAGAACCTAAAGCTGCCCATCCCCCGGTACCAGCCCCCGAGACCTGGCAAAGGAGTCAGAAAGAAGCCAGAGCTCGAGAGGGGCTGCAGCAAATCTGCCCAAACCCaagcagcccctcccccacctgagCATCCGGAGCCCCCGCACAAGCCCAACCCACCCAAGGTGGCACCAGACCAAGCCCCAGCTGCGCTGACCAACAGGAGTGGCCACCAAGACCCCGGGCCTCCAGGGACCAGCAACCATGGAGGTTGGACTCCTCCTGCCACCCCAGCACTGGCCACACCAGAGGAGCCTTCCGCCGAGCAGGGCctccagaagagttcaggaagaGCGAAAGTTCCAAGCAAGAAAACCCCCAGGAAACCTTCTGCTGTTGCCAGTGAAAAACCTCAAGAACCGGTCGATGCCACCAAAGCCATTTTGTCATCACCAGGCGTCATTGGAAACGCGGTCCAGGTGCCCTCTTCCGTCCCCAGAGGTAAACTGCCCATCCTGCCCTACTCGAGAGTGAAGACCACGCAGGTTTACAGGAGCGGAGCCACCGTGAACACTGCGCATGTCCCCTTCCCTGGGCTCAGGACTGCCCGAGACCAGACGCCCTCCATCCCGGAAGGCTTCAGTGCGGCCCCACAGGTGGGGGACAGGGGACCTGCCCCACCGGCTCCTGGGCAGAGCCCCGGCAACAGTGCCTTCTGTCAAGCCACCAAGCCCGACCTTAACCATAAAACAAAACTGAACGGTGAGACAgcgaagagaagaggaagaaaacgCAAGGGCCCAGACGAACTTTTGACATTtcaggggaaaaggtggaaatgtGTCCTTAGTTGTAAAGACAGCAAAGCAAGAGTCAAAAGTGAGCCCCAAGAATCCAGGGACCAAAAACCGGAGGCCGTGAAAAAATACCGGAGCATCATGCCCAAACCTGTCCCGGTCCTGCCAGCCCTGGCCTTGCCCCCAGCCACCCTCCAGCCCCCGCCACCCGGGAGCCTGGGACACATGTCTTTCGATCACTCCCTGGCCCCCAACCATCTGGACTGGAAGGAGGACGGCCAGCCCCCAAAGCCAGACTCTGCCTTCAGAAATGGGTTTTCCGGCCTCAGGAAGACTTGGCACAAGTGCCACGTGTGTGACCACCCCTTCCCGTGCAAGCAGCACCTCCGCGAGCACACGAGCGCATCCCCGGACAGCCGGCCCTACAGCTGCCGGCTCTGCAGAAAGGTGTACAAGCGACGGGGCAGCCTGAGCGCGCATGTGCGGCTGCACCATGGGGATTCCCGGCCCAGGAAGCTTGTGTGCTGCGAGTTCTGCGCCAAGGTGTTCGGCCACGTCAGAgtgtacttcggccacctgaaaGAGGTGCACGGTGTGGCCATCAGCACCGAGCCCTCCCCCTGTGAGCCGCAGCCAGGGGACCTGCCGAGGACCAGAGAGCAGACCCCTTGTGAGGTGGAGGGACTGGTGGACAG GGAGACCAAGTCCAGCCTGGAAGAAGACCTCCTAATGAACCAGAATGACGAGGCCGGGTTCCAGATCAGATGTGGTCGCTGTCAGATCACTGCTCAGTCTCTGGCTGAAATCAAGTTCCACCTGCTTTCTGTTCATGGTGAGGAAATCCAAGGCCAGTTGCCAGAGGAGAGCTCACCCTCCTCCGGAAGCAGACCAGCTCACGGAGAACTAACTAAACAGGCTGCTCCTTTCTGGAAACGTCCTGAGAGAAGGAAGCTGCTCAGGCATCATCCCTCAGCTGGGGAGCTCTGTGCAGTCCCCAGACTGAAAAGACAACTGTACCTCCATCATCAGAACAACGTGGAAACCCTCACGAAACAGGAACGAGCCCAGCCAGGACCCAGTGAGCCCAGAGGCGACCCCCAGGGCCCCAAGTGTCCTGGCCCCCAGgctgccctccccctgccccagtctGGCTTTAACTGTGTCCTTTGTGTGCAGATACTaggaagcaaagaagagctaCTTCTGCACTGGGAGCGGCAGCACAAGTGTGAGGACCCCCCcaaactgtggacaattttcAGCACGCTCTCCAGCCAGGGAGTTGTCCAACTTTCCAGCAAAACCGGAAAATGA